In one Staphylococcus lutrae genomic region, the following are encoded:
- the coaW gene encoding type II pantothenate kinase, which translates to MRIGIDAGGTLIKIVIEGNGKRTFKTYPTTEIQIVADWLNQLPCKAIHVTGGNAKVLSALLQCTPKNYIEFDAAAKGVQILLKEQNIQIQRYIFTNVGTGTSLHLSDSSGQKRVGGIGTGGGMIQGLGYLLTGISHYATLTKLALEGNRDIIDLKVKHIYKNDTPPISGELTAANFGHVLLNMDQTFTDADKIASVIGVVGESVTTVAIHVAREHQVEDVVYIGSSFHENPLLQKVVTDYTVLRGFKPHYLHNGAFSGALGTLYLS; encoded by the coding sequence ATGCGTATAGGTATAGATGCTGGTGGAACGTTAATTAAAATCGTTATTGAGGGCAACGGCAAACGAACATTTAAAACATATCCAACGACAGAGATACAAATTGTTGCGGATTGGCTTAATCAGCTTCCATGTAAAGCGATTCATGTCACAGGTGGCAATGCAAAAGTGTTAAGTGCGTTACTCCAGTGCACACCTAAAAATTACATTGAATTTGATGCAGCGGCAAAAGGGGTTCAAATTTTATTAAAAGAGCAAAACATACAAATTCAACGTTATATTTTCACAAATGTCGGGACAGGAACGTCACTTCATTTATCTGATTCGTCCGGTCAAAAACGGGTCGGCGGAATTGGAACGGGTGGCGGGATGATTCAAGGGCTAGGTTATTTACTGACTGGAATATCCCATTATGCGACCTTAACAAAACTCGCATTAGAAGGCAACCGTGATATCATTGACTTAAAAGTTAAACATATTTATAAAAATGATACGCCCCCTATTTCAGGCGAATTAACGGCTGCGAATTTTGGACATGTCTTACTCAATATGGATCAGACATTTACTGATGCGGATAAAATTGCTTCAGTAATTGGCGTTGTGGGTGAAAGTGTGACAACGGTAGCAATTCATGTTGCCAGAGAGCATCAAGTGGAAGATGTTGTTTATATCGGCTCTTCTTTCCATGAAAATCCGTTGTTGCAAAAAGTGGTTACGGATTATACTGTTTTGAGAGGATTCAAACCACATTATTTGCATAATGGTGCATTTTCAGGCGCTTTAGGTACATTATATTTATCATAA
- a CDS encoding BCCT family transporter, with product MKNHNQSKKKHSMIVYLVSFSIILVLTLLAAIFPKTFGTYAQNTYDALALNFGWLFLIIVFVLDIFLIFLAISRYGRFKLGGDDEAPEFSFISWIGMLFSAGLGVGIVFWGVAEPLTHYLHSPFPKQINGQTVESARLAMGYTFFHWGISQWSIFAMSGLIVAYFQFRKERDGLISTAMEPVFGETYRRPFRNIIDILAIIATVMGIATSIGLGILQIAGGLNHVFHVPNTSITLIVITLLMTTIFLGSALTGINRGVKWLSQLNIIIGALLLIFIYIFGDLRFIVETFTVSIGDYLTHFVQYSLRMDPYTGDNSWIQQWTVFYWAWVISWSPFIGGFVARVSRGRTIREFIVGVLIIPPFISFLWISGFGGTAINWALHHNDGIEKIVDQDYTVALFELLSKFPLNELTSALAIILIFTFIVTSADSTTHIVSGMATGGVQNPKRKHKMVWGILIGAISVSLTVAGGLTSLQTASVVTGLPFSIILLLMIFSLMNALRREPTKHFKMTHIEDEKDFSRTIEERERDNEM from the coding sequence ATGAAGAACCACAATCAATCAAAGAAGAAGCATAGCATGATCGTTTATCTCGTGTCATTTAGTATTATTTTAGTTCTCACTTTACTCGCTGCTATTTTCCCTAAAACGTTCGGGACTTATGCACAAAATACATATGATGCTTTAGCCCTCAATTTCGGTTGGCTCTTTTTAATCATTGTCTTCGTTTTAGACATTTTCTTGATTTTCTTAGCCATCTCAAGATATGGCCGTTTTAAATTAGGCGGTGATGATGAAGCACCTGAATTTTCATTTATATCTTGGATCGGGATGTTATTTTCTGCAGGTTTAGGTGTCGGCATCGTATTTTGGGGTGTCGCTGAACCGCTGACACATTATTTACATTCTCCTTTTCCTAAGCAGATTAACGGTCAAACTGTCGAATCTGCAAGGTTAGCAATGGGCTACACATTCTTTCATTGGGGGATTTCGCAATGGTCTATTTTTGCAATGAGTGGATTAATCGTTGCATATTTCCAATTTCGTAAGGAACGGGATGGCCTGATTTCAACAGCGATGGAGCCTGTATTTGGTGAAACGTATCGACGACCATTTCGTAACATTATTGATATTTTAGCGATTATCGCAACAGTGATGGGAATTGCCACTTCTATTGGCTTAGGCATTTTGCAAATCGCTGGTGGCCTTAATCACGTCTTTCATGTGCCTAATACATCCATAACGCTAATCGTCATCACACTACTGATGACAACGATTTTCCTTGGTTCAGCATTAACGGGTATCAATCGAGGCGTTAAATGGTTAAGTCAATTAAACATTATTATCGGCGCATTACTATTGATCTTTATATACATTTTTGGTGACTTGCGTTTTATTGTCGAAACGTTTACAGTATCCATCGGCGATTACCTGACGCATTTTGTTCAATATAGTTTGCGTATGGATCCGTATACAGGGGATAATTCTTGGATTCAGCAATGGACTGTGTTTTATTGGGCTTGGGTCATTTCTTGGTCTCCTTTCATTGGTGGTTTTGTCGCACGTGTTTCACGCGGACGAACAATACGTGAGTTTATTGTTGGTGTGCTTATTATTCCACCGTTTATTTCCTTTCTCTGGATTTCTGGGTTCGGTGGGACAGCCATCAATTGGGCATTGCACCATAACGATGGCATTGAAAAAATCGTCGACCAAGACTATACCGTTGCACTTTTTGAGTTGTTAAGTAAGTTTCCGCTCAATGAATTGACCAGTGCGTTGGCGATTATTTTGATTTTTACATTTATTGTCACGAGTGCAGATTCCACGACGCATATTGTATCAGGAATGGCGACCGGGGGCGTCCAAAATCCTAAGCGTAAACACAAAATGGTATGGGGCATTCTGATTGGGGCTATTTCCGTTTCACTCACTGTTGCTGGTGGTCTCACGAGTTTACAAACTGCTTCAGTTGTGACAGGACTCCCCTTCTCCATTATTTTATTGTTGATGATTTTCTCATTGATGAATGCATTGAGACGTGAACCGACGAAACATTTTAAAATGACACATATAGAGGATGAGAAGGACTTTTCAAGAACGATAGAAGAACGGGAAAGAGATAATGAGATGTAA
- a CDS encoding UDP-N-acetylglucosamine 1-carboxyvinyltransferase, giving the protein MAQEVIKIRGGQTLKGCVEINGAKNSSVAIIPAALMAESPVTLEGLPKISDVETLVSLLEDLNISAELDDTTLTVDPTQIENAPLPNNKVESLRASYYMMGALLGRFKKCVIGLPGGCPLGPRPIDQHIKGFKALGATVDESSTSSMKIEAERLVGANIYLDIVSVGATINIMLAASRAEGQTIIENAAKEPEVVDVANFLNSMGAKVTGAGTSSIKIVGVPHLHGSRHTIIPDRIEAGTYMCIAAACGEKVLIDNIIPKHVEPLTVKLRELGVRIETGDDYMRVTSSLPYKSVDIKTLVYPGFATDLQQPITPLLFLANGPSFVTETIYPERFRHVKELQKMNGLITADQGTATVKPSHLTGAEVYASDLRAGACLIIAGLLAEGETTIYNVKHIYRGYTNIVQTLKRLGADIWTEQIEA; this is encoded by the coding sequence ATGGCACAAGAAGTGATAAAAATAAGAGGTGGTCAAACTTTAAAGGGATGTGTTGAAATTAATGGCGCTAAAAATAGTTCCGTGGCGATCATTCCAGCAGCACTTATGGCAGAATCGCCGGTCACTTTAGAAGGGTTGCCTAAAATTTCAGATGTTGAGACTTTAGTGAGTTTATTAGAAGATTTGAACATAAGTGCGGAATTGGACGATACCACTTTAACCGTCGATCCGACTCAAATCGAAAATGCCCCTTTGCCGAATAATAAAGTTGAATCTTTACGTGCGTCATATTATATGATGGGTGCGTTACTGGGTCGCTTTAAAAAATGTGTCATTGGATTACCAGGAGGGTGTCCGCTTGGGCCAAGACCGATTGATCAGCACATTAAAGGGTTTAAAGCGTTAGGTGCAACGGTTGATGAGTCGAGTACGTCTTCAATGAAGATTGAAGCAGAACGGCTGGTTGGTGCGAATATTTATCTCGATATTGTGAGTGTGGGTGCAACGATTAACATCATGTTGGCTGCAAGTCGTGCTGAAGGTCAAACGATTATTGAAAATGCAGCGAAAGAGCCTGAAGTTGTAGATGTTGCTAACTTTTTAAATAGCATGGGTGCGAAGGTGACAGGTGCAGGAACAAGCTCAATCAAAATTGTAGGGGTCCCGCATTTACATGGAAGTCGTCATACGATAATTCCTGATCGTATTGAGGCAGGGACGTATATGTGCATTGCGGCAGCTTGTGGAGAAAAAGTGTTGATTGATAATATTATTCCGAAACACGTGGAGCCCCTCACGGTGAAATTGCGAGAGTTAGGTGTTAGAATAGAGACTGGTGATGATTATATGCGCGTCACGTCTTCTTTACCTTATAAAAGTGTGGACATTAAAACACTCGTGTATCCCGGTTTCGCAACAGATTTACAGCAGCCTATCACACCATTACTCTTCCTAGCAAATGGACCGAGTTTTGTGACTGAAACGATTTATCCAGAACGTTTCAGACATGTGAAAGAACTACAAAAAATGAATGGATTGATAACAGCGGATCAAGGTACAGCGACAGTTAAACCGTCACATTTAACTGGTGCAGAAGTGTATGCAAGTGATTTGCGTGCAGGTGCCTGTTTGATTATTGCAGGTTTATTGGCAGAAGGTGAGACAACGATTTATAACGTCAAGCACATTTACCGAGGTTATACGAATATAGTTCAAACACTGAAAAGGTTAGGTGCAGATATTTGGACGGAACAAATCGAAGCTTAA
- the rpoE gene encoding DNA-directed RNA polymerase subunit delta: MKLQDYTQEMVDERSFIDMAYTLLNEQNATMNLYDIIDEFKRIGHYDDAQIENRIVQFYTDLNTDGRFLSVGDNVWGLRDWYSVDDIEEKIAPTIQKFDILDEDDEEDQNLTLLGEDDLDGDANIPNHTDDQEGLNDPEDERVEDEIEESDLVVEESDEDIDETYDDELEDEEEEAF, from the coding sequence ATGAAATTGCAAGATTACACACAAGAAATGGTTGATGAAAGATCATTTATTGATATGGCTTATACACTTTTAAATGAACAAAATGCAACAATGAATTTGTATGATATTATTGATGAATTTAAACGTATTGGTCATTATGATGATGCACAAATTGAAAATCGTATTGTTCAGTTTTATACTGATTTAAATACAGATGGACGTTTTTTAAGTGTCGGTGACAATGTTTGGGGACTCCGTGACTGGTATTCAGTTGATGATATTGAAGAAAAAATTGCCCCGACAATTCAAAAATTTGATATTCTTGATGAAGACGACGAAGAAGATCAAAACCTGACATTGCTCGGTGAAGATGATTTAGACGGTGATGCTAACATTCCGAACCATACAGATGATCAAGAAGGTTTGAATGATCCAGAAGATGAACGTGTGGAAGATGAAATTGAAGAGTCTGATCTCGTTGTAGAAGAAAGCGACGAAGATATTGATGAAACGTATGATGATGAACTGGAAGATGAGGAAGAAGAAGCGTTTTAA
- the fdaB gene encoding class IIb fructose-bisphosphate aldolase FdaB, whose protein sequence is MPLVSMKEMLIDAKENGYAVGQYNLNNLEFTQAILQASQEENAPVILGVSEGAARYMGGFYTVVKMVEGLLHDYQITIPVAIHLDHGSSFEKCKEAIDAGFTSVMIDASHEPYEENVKITKKVVEYAHERGVSVEAELGTVGGQEDDVVADGVIYADPIECQNLVKETGIDTLAPALGSVHGPYKGEPNLGFKEMEEIGVSTGLPLVLHGGTGIPTHDIKKAISFGTAKINVNTENQIASAKRVREVLAEDQEVYDPRKYLGPAREAIKATVIGKIKEFGTSNKADNIKG, encoded by the coding sequence ATGCCTTTAGTTTCAATGAAAGAAATGTTAATCGACGCGAAAGAAAACGGTTATGCTGTAGGTCAATACAACTTGAATAACTTAGAATTCACTCAAGCCATTTTGCAAGCGTCTCAAGAAGAAAATGCACCTGTTATACTCGGTGTTTCTGAAGGTGCAGCAAGATACATGGGTGGTTTTTATACGGTCGTTAAAATGGTTGAGGGACTATTACATGACTATCAAATTACAATCCCAGTTGCGATTCATTTAGATCACGGTTCAAGCTTTGAAAAATGTAAAGAAGCGATTGATGCAGGGTTTACTTCAGTGATGATTGATGCATCTCACGAGCCTTATGAAGAAAATGTAAAAATCACTAAAAAAGTTGTTGAATACGCACATGAACGTGGTGTTTCTGTAGAAGCTGAATTAGGCACTGTTGGAGGTCAAGAAGATGACGTTGTTGCTGATGGCGTGATTTATGCTGATCCAATCGAATGTCAAAATTTAGTGAAAGAAACAGGTATCGACACGTTAGCCCCTGCATTAGGTTCTGTTCATGGTCCTTACAAAGGTGAACCAAACTTAGGTTTTAAAGAAATGGAAGAAATCGGTGTTTCAACTGGTTTACCATTGGTTTTACATGGCGGTACAGGTATCCCAACTCACGATATTAAAAAAGCGATTTCTTTCGGTACAGCAAAAATTAATGTCAATACTGAAAACCAAATTGCTTCTGCAAAACGTGTGCGTGAAGTTTTAGCGGAAGATCAAGAGGTTTATGATCCACGTAAATACTTAGGACCAGCACGTGAAGCGATTAAAGCAACAGTGATCGGTAAAATTAAAGAGTTTGGTACTTCAAACAAAGCGGATAACATTAAAGGTTAA
- a CDS encoding DUF2529 family protein has product MSKMLTTQLTGVFNRLDQQALDIQMAAQSLIQAIGGEGHVYIKGYGDLKCFEPYILSSFEKLHSSLSLETCTSFDDLDSTDRVLLFGPDYQTEMQTDLEALLADDRDVVVITNKPKSESLPDHLLHFIDLSTPRPIVYTEDYDKVVQPHLIALNYIYYEIYTQMVEMMRDLDLNA; this is encoded by the coding sequence ATGTCAAAAATGCTAACGACACAGTTAACGGGTGTATTTAATCGACTCGATCAACAAGCGCTTGATATTCAAATGGCTGCTCAAAGCCTCATTCAAGCTATCGGTGGAGAAGGGCATGTTTATATTAAAGGGTACGGAGATTTAAAATGCTTTGAACCGTATATCCTCTCAAGCTTCGAAAAATTGCATTCGAGCTTGTCCCTTGAAACTTGTACGTCATTTGATGATTTAGACTCGACAGATAGAGTCCTCTTATTCGGTCCAGATTATCAAACGGAAATGCAAACGGATTTAGAGGCATTGCTTGCAGACGATCGAGATGTTGTCGTCATTACAAACAAGCCGAAATCCGAGTCACTCCCGGACCATTTACTCCATTTCATTGACTTGTCAACACCAAGACCCATTGTTTATACCGAAGATTATGATAAAGTGGTGCAACCGCATTTAATTGCATTGAATTATATTTACTATGAAATTTATACACAAATGGTAGAAATGATGCGTGATTTGGATTTAAATGCATAA
- a CDS encoding GNAT family N-acetyltransferase yields MTKKSKRFDDITIQCYDPQYRDALYQFELSERQQVYSSLPKAVLDDALNDDNREANIVLNDKGAVIGFFVLHQHYQHEGYDTPHEVIYIRSLSINEAFQGKGYGTKIMMSLPEYVQMLFPDFNHLYLVVDAENEAAWNVYERAGFMHTATKEEGPIGKERLYYLDLDHKYVSSLKLVRNEVDASDGIEIVNFMLDNQKVGFIAIEAFNTRLMIRALYVDDAYRTLGIAQNALRQLATYVRKQNQAIKVIETTLFGPNHQYTALFYKSNFVETVSTEDYVTFEKYINY; encoded by the coding sequence ATGACTAAAAAAAGTAAACGCTTTGATGATATTACTATACAATGCTATGATCCGCAATACCGTGATGCACTATACCAATTTGAGTTAAGTGAAAGACAGCAAGTGTATTCTTCTTTACCCAAAGCGGTTTTGGATGATGCATTAAACGATGATAATCGAGAAGCCAATATCGTTTTAAATGACAAGGGTGCGGTGATTGGCTTTTTTGTGCTACATCAACATTATCAACACGAAGGATACGACACACCACATGAAGTGATTTATATTCGCTCGCTGTCCATTAATGAAGCGTTTCAAGGGAAGGGGTATGGCACAAAAATTATGATGTCATTGCCAGAATACGTTCAAATGCTTTTCCCTGACTTTAATCATTTGTATTTAGTGGTAGATGCTGAAAATGAAGCAGCTTGGAATGTTTATGAACGGGCTGGGTTTATGCATACAGCGACGAAAGAGGAAGGACCTATTGGGAAAGAACGACTTTATTATTTGGATTTAGATCATAAATATGTCTCCTCGTTAAAGTTAGTGCGAAATGAAGTAGATGCATCTGATGGGATTGAAATTGTGAATTTCATGTTAGATAATCAGAAAGTCGGGTTTATCGCAATTGAGGCCTTTAATACACGTCTAATGATCCGAGCGTTATACGTGGATGATGCATATCGAACATTAGGTATCGCACAAAATGCATTGCGACAGTTAGCCACGTATGTACGCAAACAAAATCAAGCGATTAAAGTGATTGAAACAACATTGTTCGGACCTAATCACCAGTACACAGCTTTGTTTTATAAAAGTAATTTTGTTGAAACTGTCTCAACCGAAGACTATGTTACATTTGAAAAATACATCAACTATTAA
- a CDS encoding DUF2750 domain-containing protein, whose amino-acid sequence MSYKNERFYKDILINEQFFIAVKDKKMIKHQHNGKLLFCFWTRESLAKAYLENLNIAYDKIKEMDIDRFATYELDEMFDEEDEALVNVTDHVEGHEIKIVEAINDLMTDLDNIRIREFVQDVAKTDMVYGLSQKGEKQFMLVYDENDHFDQSYFMPVWSLSQRAKKVAEADFESFELIDVEGEVFSEWLDELRDDNRYVAIDIKPGVVGTIVSAQKLANELTF is encoded by the coding sequence ATGTCATATAAGAATGAACGTTTTTATAAAGATATATTAATAAACGAACAATTTTTTATTGCTGTGAAAGATAAAAAGATGATTAAGCATCAACACAATGGCAAATTGTTATTCTGTTTTTGGACACGTGAATCATTAGCAAAAGCATACCTAGAAAATCTAAACATCGCTTACGATAAAATTAAAGAGATGGATATCGACCGCTTCGCTACTTATGAATTAGATGAAATGTTTGACGAAGAGGATGAAGCACTCGTGAACGTGACGGATCATGTGGAAGGGCACGAAATTAAAATCGTTGAGGCCATTAATGACTTAATGACGGATTTGGATAATATTCGTATTCGTGAATTCGTACAAGATGTTGCCAAAACAGATATGGTGTACGGTTTAAGTCAAAAAGGTGAAAAGCAGTTTATGCTTGTTTATGACGAGAATGACCATTTTGATCAATCGTATTTCATGCCAGTGTGGAGCTTGAGTCAACGTGCGAAAAAAGTAGCTGAAGCAGATTTTGAAAGTTTTGAGTTGATTGATGTGGAAGGTGAAGTATTCTCGGAATGGTTAGATGAATTGCGAGATGACAATCGTTATGTTGCGATTGATATTAAGCCAGGTGTAGTCGGCACAATCGTGTCAGCTCAAAAGTTGGCAAACGAACTTACATTTTAA
- a CDS encoding CTP synthase codes for MTKFIFVTGGVVSSLGKGITAASLGRLLKDRGLQVTIQKFDPYLNVDPGTMSPYQHGEVFVTDDGAETDLDLGHYERFIDINLNQYSNVTAGKVYSHVLQKERRGDYLGGTVQVIPHITNEIKSRLLLAGESTHADVVITEIGGTTGDIESLPFIEAIRQIKSDLGRENVMYVHCTLLPYIKAAGEMKTKPTQHSVKELRGLGIQPDLIVVRTEYEMTQDLKDKIALFCDIDKESVIECRDAESLYEIPLQLSHQHMDDIVIERLNLQVDRETQLDEWNHLLRVVNNLEGTVTIGLVGKYVSLQDAYLSVAEALKHAGYQFMKDIDIRWIDSSEVTDDNVADYLADVDGILVPGGFGFRASEGKISAIKYAREQGIPFFGICLGMQLATVEYARHVVGLEGAHSAELDPNTPHPVIDLLPEQKDIEDLGGTLRLGLYPCAIQEGTLAEKVYGTTSVEERHRHRYEFNNDYRAQLEEAGMIFSGTSPDGRLIEMVELADHPFFLACQFHPEFLSRPQRPQPIFKSFIEAAVLHQNK; via the coding sequence ATGACTAAATTTATTTTCGTAACGGGTGGCGTGGTTTCATCATTAGGAAAAGGAATAACAGCTGCTTCACTGGGCCGTTTATTAAAAGATAGAGGATTACAAGTGACAATTCAAAAATTCGACCCATACTTGAATGTGGATCCGGGGACAATGAGTCCGTATCAACATGGTGAAGTATTTGTAACAGATGATGGTGCTGAAACCGATCTAGATTTAGGGCATTATGAACGTTTTATCGATATCAATTTAAATCAATATTCCAATGTCACAGCCGGGAAAGTATACTCTCATGTCCTGCAAAAAGAACGTCGCGGTGACTATTTAGGGGGAACTGTACAAGTAATTCCTCATATTACAAACGAAATCAAGTCGCGTCTCTTACTTGCGGGTGAAAGTACGCATGCGGATGTCGTGATTACGGAAATTGGGGGGACAACAGGTGACATAGAATCCCTTCCATTCATCGAAGCGATTCGTCAAATTAAAAGCGACTTAGGTCGAGAGAACGTCATGTATGTGCACTGTACTTTATTACCGTATATTAAAGCAGCGGGTGAAATGAAAACGAAACCGACACAACATAGTGTTAAGGAATTACGTGGTCTAGGTATTCAACCTGACTTAATTGTAGTACGTACAGAATACGAAATGACGCAAGATTTAAAAGATAAAATCGCATTATTCTGTGATATTGACAAAGAAAGTGTGATTGAGTGCCGTGATGCGGAATCACTTTATGAAATTCCATTACAATTGAGTCATCAGCACATGGATGACATCGTGATTGAACGCTTGAATTTACAAGTGGATCGTGAAACACAGTTAGATGAATGGAACCATTTACTGCGCGTGGTGAACAATTTAGAAGGAACAGTGACGATTGGGCTCGTTGGTAAATACGTTTCATTGCAAGATGCGTATCTTTCTGTCGCGGAAGCATTAAAGCATGCAGGTTATCAGTTTATGAAAGACATTGATATTCGTTGGATTGATTCAAGTGAAGTCACAGATGATAATGTTGCAGATTATTTAGCTGATGTTGATGGTATTCTTGTGCCAGGTGGATTTGGCTTCCGTGCAAGTGAAGGTAAAATTTCTGCTATCAAATATGCACGTGAACAAGGGATTCCATTTTTCGGTATTTGTCTAGGTATGCAGCTGGCAACTGTTGAATATGCACGCCATGTTGTAGGTTTAGAAGGTGCCCATTCAGCTGAACTTGATCCGAACACACCACATCCAGTTATCGATTTGTTACCAGAACAAAAAGATATTGAAGATTTAGGAGGAACGTTGCGTCTCGGCTTATATCCATGTGCGATTCAAGAAGGCACATTAGCGGAAAAAGTTTATGGAACAACATCTGTGGAAGAACGTCATCGTCATCGTTATGAATTTAATAATGACTATCGCGCACAATTAGAAGAGGCAGGTATGATATTCTCAGGAACAAGTCCGGACGGTCGCTTAATCGAAATGGTCGAATTAGCTGACCATCCATTCTTCCTTGCGTGTCAGTTCCATCCAGAATTTTTATCTCGCCCTCAACGCCCACAACCGATTTTTAAATCATTTATAGAAGCTGCAGTCTTACATCAAAATAAATAA
- the glpT gene encoding glycerol-3-phosphate transporter: MFRWLEPPAATTPVPENQKDETYKRLRRQVFLGIFLGYAGYYLLRKNFSIAMPYLADMGFSKGELGFALSAISIAYGISKFVMGTVSDRSNARTFLTLGLILTAIVNLMMGFIPVLTSSVAIMFIMLFLNGWFQGMGWPPSGRVLVHWFSVSERGSKTAVWNVAHNVGGGLMAPIALAGISLTGVWHFGYLQGFEGAFIYPALLALIIAILSFSLIRDTPQSVGLPSIEAYRQDYPTHKKETFEKELTTKEILFKYVLNNKWVWIIAIANIFVYFVRYGVLDWAPLYLSEVKHFDMKSSGWAYFLYEWAGIPGTLICGWLSDKVFNGRRGPAGFIFMIGVTIAVVVYWLNPPGQPLIDNLALITIGFLIYGPVMLIGLQALDYVPKKAAGTAAGLTGLFGYLGGAVMANVIMGALVEHLGWGAGFLLLTVISVLAMLSFILTWNKRGQEWIH; this comes from the coding sequence ATGTTTCGATGGTTAGAACCGCCTGCAGCAACGACGCCCGTACCAGAAAACCAAAAAGATGAGACATATAAAAGGCTTAGACGCCAAGTGTTTTTGGGAATTTTCTTAGGTTATGCAGGCTATTACTTGTTGCGTAAAAACTTTTCTATTGCGATGCCGTATTTAGCTGATATGGGATTTTCGAAAGGGGAACTCGGTTTTGCTTTATCAGCGATTTCTATTGCATATGGGATAAGTAAGTTTGTGATGGGAACAGTCAGTGATAGAAGTAATGCAAGGACGTTTCTCACATTAGGACTTATATTAACGGCCATTGTGAATTTAATGATGGGATTCATTCCTGTGTTAACATCAAGTGTTGCGATTATGTTTATCATGTTATTCCTTAACGGTTGGTTTCAAGGAATGGGATGGCCGCCGTCTGGACGTGTGCTTGTGCATTGGTTTAGTGTGAGTGAACGCGGGAGCAAAACAGCAGTTTGGAACGTGGCACATAACGTAGGTGGCGGGTTAATGGCACCTATTGCTTTAGCCGGTATATCTCTTACAGGTGTATGGCACTTTGGTTATTTACAAGGCTTTGAAGGGGCATTTATATATCCTGCTTTACTCGCTTTGATTATTGCTATTCTTTCATTCAGTTTGATTCGTGATACGCCACAATCTGTGGGTTTGCCTTCTATTGAAGCGTATCGTCAAGATTATCCAACACATAAAAAAGAAACATTCGAGAAAGAATTAACAACAAAAGAGATTTTATTCAAATATGTACTTAATAATAAATGGGTATGGATTATTGCAATTGCAAATATTTTCGTATATTTTGTCCGTTACGGGGTGTTAGACTGGGCGCCATTGTATTTGAGTGAGGTCAAACACTTTGATATGAAAAGTTCAGGCTGGGCTTACTTCTTATATGAATGGGCGGGAATTCCTGGTACATTGATATGCGGATGGTTATCGGATAAAGTGTTCAACGGTCGACGGGGGCCTGCGGGCTTTATATTCATGATAGGTGTGACGATTGCAGTTGTTGTTTATTGGTTAAATCCACCAGGACAACCGCTTATTGATAATCTGGCATTGATTACAATAGGATTTTTAATCTATGGCCCTGTCATGCTGATTGGACTTCAAGCGTTGGATTATGTCCCTAAAAAAGCAGCAGGTACGGCGGCGGGACTAACAGGTTTATTTGGCTATCTTGGAGGAGCAGTGATGGCAAATGTAATCATGGGAGCACTCGTGGAGCATTTAGGTTGGGGTGCAGGTTTCCTTTTGCTCACTGTGATTAGTGTTCTTGCCATGTTAAGCTTTATCCTTACATGGAACAAGCGAGGCCAAGAATGGATTCATTAA